Sequence from the Hamadaea flava genome:
TCCAGGTCGGCGGCCCGGATGACGGTGAACCCGCCGACGTGCTCCTTGCCCTCGGCGTACGGGCCGTCGGTGATCAGGTTCTCCCGGGGCCGCACGACGGTGGCGGAGCTCGCCGGGTGCAGACCCATCGCGAACACCCAGACACCCGTACGCCGCATCTCGTCGTTCAGCGTCGCGAGGTTCTCCATGATCGGGTCGAGCACCTCCGGCGGCGGCGCCTCCCCGTCGGGCTGGTAGATGCTGAGCAGGTACTCCGGCATGTTCGATCACCCCTTCGTGGTTCTTCCTACCCCCTACACGAACGGCGCTGCGGCATTTCGACAAGCCGCGGCATTTCGACGATCAGCGTGCGTACGCGAGCCGGGTGAACTCGGCCGT
This genomic interval carries:
- a CDS encoding YciI family protein — its product is MPEYLLSIYQPDGEAPPPEVLDPIMENLATLNDEMRRTGVWVFAMGLHPASSATVVRPRENLITDGPYAEGKEHVGGFTVIRAADLDEALSWGRRMAAVLTLPVEVRPIAFEEK